Genomic DNA from Bemisia tabaci chromosome 2, PGI_BMITA_v3:
TCTTAGGAAGCGGTAATAGATCAGGATACTTGAAACGATATCTGTCCGGTATCAAAGGTTTTCTGTCATCAGTATTCTGCGAATTTGGTTCAGTTTTTGGCCCTTCTGGTTTGGGCCCGGGAACAGCTGACATACATCTCACATTGGATTCTGAAACTATGAGCAGAAAGTGAAATATAAGGACAAGTAGTTgacaaagaataaaaaatacataaaaatgaagCCATTGTCGGTAGTTCAACAGTTGCTTTGAtggattcattttttcttaaatattggCAATCACAGCTATACTCCCTGACTTGGAATGTTAAAATTATAAGGAAAGTTATTTAAGTTTGTGAAAATTATACCTACCTATGCTCcttaaaaatctgcaaaatctAACTGTAGTTCCCTAAGGTCTGTACTACTGACCTGGACACTGTAAAGGTATCCAAAATTGAAAGGAAGATAGAAAAGAGCACCAAATGTTCTGCTTTAGGAGTAGTTCAAGTAGGTAAGTAAGTGCTCATTATGAAGCGCATTTTATCTGATTTTGATACCTGCTCCTTCGCCTATTACAATGGTTGTTTGAATGTATCTCCAATAGAGGTTAAAGCTCCTCAAGACACACTCTCTTCAGAACTTGGTATCCTTTATCAAAATGAGTCATTGATGTGACCGTTGAGGGTTGCCGATCAATTTCAAGAGGCACAGCTACTTTTCGATTAACAAACAGCAGGAACAGAATATCGATAAATGTTTTCAACACTGTATCTAAGTGCTTGCAATCAATGTTGATCAGAACTTAGAGGCACCTCTTATTTTGATCAGCAACACTCCAAAGTCACGCTAACAACCCATTAATAAGCTTAGGTGCAGTCCTTCGTGCCTGAATGACCCTGGGCAAGGTTTAGTGTCAAAATGAAATATTCCTCACACTGTGTTTTGAGTACAGGCTGCTCCTGGTGCTCACTTTGTCTAGTAGTGCTGGCAGTTTGGTGTGTCCTAACCAACTTCATTGAAGTTTGTTTTTCTCATTATATCaagaattttacttgaaaactgAAAGGTCCATTAACGACAGGAGAGAGGCAACCACTTCGGTGAGACTGTGTTGATACCAAGAGGACACCCCTGCTAACAGTTGGTATTCCTTTCTCTCCAAATTCTGCACCCCTATTTCTGTGAGGCCATATTTTCCTCTACATGTATGGGTCTGAATACTCAAAGGAGTTTTAAGGTAGACTGGTACTTAGAGTCTGTGACTAAAGGTGTAGATGGTTTGCTTGATGGACATCGAGTATCGAATACCTAGATAAAACTTTGAATAATATGAATCTTACCAGTCAACTTTGTGAGACAAGGTAGGTAGGAGACATCTCTGAACATGTGCCGCGATAGAGCAAGGGATACCATGGTGCTTTCAATATTTCACACGGGAGCCTGCTTGGGATACTTTGATTGCTGATGAGGTAACTTACATACTGTCACTAAATATAATTGATGTAAAATGCCCTAATTTGGGTAGTAGCAAGGAGGACAGCTTATTGAATATTAGAGATtcttatcaagaaaaaaacattttgttaaGTGGAAGTAAACAACTGAAACTGAACACATTCCAAAACATTATTCCAAAAAAATCAGAATGATTGGAATTGGGAATGGAGTACAAGTTTTGAAAAGGTGGAACAGGAACAGATGGACAGGGAACTTTAGAGTAGGGCCAAAACTTAACCtcaattaaaaatgtaaacaaaacacAAAACTGTTCACTGCTATTCTCAGCTACCCACAGTTATGGTGCAAGAATCGtaaatttaaaagttctttTTCCCAATTGTTCCAGTGAATAGTGAATTTGTGTCCCGCAGATTGTACAATGTATCTTTGCTCAAAATTTAACTTCATTTAAATCATAACTTTTGCCTCTTTTCCTGCTAAGATGTCATACCTCTCGCGAGGTAAAATCAACATCCAAGAAGTGCAAGAAAATAGCTGGAAAGAATTATTGCAACTTCTAGAAAAATGTGTAGGCACCAAGGTAACATGCTAATTCTGTATAACACAATATGCAATGATCATGTTGCTCCTAGAGGGCTTGTATTGTACCTACCCCCTGCTTACTTAGCGTATCCTCTCATTACTTACCTCGCGTATCCTCTCATTACTCTCCTCATAATTGAAGTGGTACATAAATGGGAGGAGTTCCCCAGAACTCTAATTTGTGGAGAGTGGCGTTTCTAGTTCTTCATACCACCTAAatatcttttcaaaattttagaccTCTGTGATCTGAATAGTTTGAGGTGCGGCAGCTGGAgtaattttcaggactttttcagCATTACCTACCCCTATATCAGTATGTCATCTGATTGTATCTGTTTGACATTCCTCTGCTCCCCAAGAGACcaagaatttatatttttagtccGACCTCTCTTGTCGACTCAATTTGTAAACAAGTGCCTTTAATCTCTGGTCCATCTAACTAAATAGAAgtacataaattaaaattttgatgtaccttgtgttttttcgttaaaaaacattggattatagactcacgtagaccatGAGTGGTATCCCAGGCATGGAGGTCTCTGGTCTATTTTTCATGCgccctttatttttaaaatatacatttaAGTTGTTGAATTCCAATGGTAGAAAGGAAATGTTTGTAGTCCTGCCAGAAAACTTGTGACAATAAATCAGCATCATTGAATTTCTGTAGCTGTCGATTGTCCTTTGCCCTCCTCTTTAATCAAAATCTCCCTGTACATCCGCGTGGATTATACGAGTACTTAaaagaattttcaaaactgaaaaaatttatgGTGAACAGTTAAAAGGAATTATTGTAATGGcgaaagtgcaaaaccatgtaggtatctccattgtgatgtttcaaaacttccaCCTCTATTTgaatttattgaaaagaaacaagccAAATTTGTAGCTTCAAATTagtgcagaatattctgctaactgaggagaaaaatgaaaacttttgagaaagttttccatagaaaaaataatttatgacaggaagtcctcAACCTTGCAAATAAAGAAATGTTGGCCATCGATTGGATGGTTTGAAGCCTCATCAGCAATGTTGTGCTTGGTGCTTTTCTACCTCTGCTTTCTTTACTCAATAGTTTTTTTGTGCTTAATCAGCCAACAGTGCAGTATTTAAATTTGTTGCACTACTTCTTTCAGGCAATAGTTTGGGACGAGCCCCTAGCAGATGCCATCGGATCAATTGCAATGTTCAGTCTTCTTCGAGATCAAGATGTAGTCAAAATGTTTCCGCTTCGTCGGGGCCGTCTCCCCATCGGACAGAACCCTTTAACTGTTTATAAAAATATCATATTCATCACCCGACCCCAAGTGAATTTAATGGATATGATCGCAGACAACATCCATGGGTAATGTTTTTTTACGCTTCAAGTTCTGGAAACAAATTATTTGTCAGTGTGGAATACTTCCGAAGGTTTTgcttgtaaattttatatttgttGTTAGCTATTGTGAGGCATCAGGTTCATTACTGCCTTGCATTATTGCTCAAGTAAAGTTCATCCAATCAATGTTACACTATTTGAAGAGGGAGTTAGTTTTTTGATTGAAGATCCACTCAATTTAATCTGGATAATGTTCAATCAATCTAAATCTTTGTATAGAAATATATCTATAAAAGTAACAGTTAAGGTTGTTTTGTTTCTTGTTTTGTTGCGGTCAGGATAAAAATTCTCTAAATGTACTGTACTTTTTTAAAAGATTGTGAATGATTTTAACTGGAAAATTCTGCAAGTAATCGTTTGTCTGTATATTTATTTCCAGGGAGGAGAGAACTAGCGGTCCTCACAAAATGTCGACATTCCACTTATTTTTTGTACCCAATAGGAGTTTGCTCTGCGAACAAATCTTGAAGAATAGAGGTGTCTAtggaaattttacttttatcgAGGAGTTCGCATGCACTATATTTCCCTTTGACTATGATCTGTTGTCAATGGAGCTTGATTCTGCCTTTAAAGTAAGTtctatacataatttttttatgagccTCCCATTCTGTCTAACCAACAGTCTTTTAGAATTCCTCAGGTAGAAAGGtaaccaaaaaattattattcaacCAGGAGGCTGCTCTTGGTACACACCTTTCATTTCATCTAAAGCTTCTGGCGTTGTCGGCGTTCCACACCTCTCACACATTGAATTACTGAGTGCTGTTCTTTCTTTGTCCCCTTTCTTTATGCCCTTAACTTGGGATGGCAACAAaacacttaatttttcaaacaaacaaTATTCACAGTGGAAAATCTGTTAAATGGCAAGCATTTATACACAAATCTTGAGTTCTCTGGTAACTACTGCATCATTTCTTTCCTCGCGGTTGCATTCAGCTGTTGCCTGGGCAGTATTTCTAAGTCTGATCTGTATTGTCAAAGGAGGGGTAGGTATTAATGAGTGCCGTTTTTGAGCCCactcttgcagaatttccttatcttttgattttttgctcattgaaggtatAAATTTTATGGAATGCATCAAGATTTGGTCTCTTTTCAGGTCCGTTACCAGCTTAAATGTGGGCCTGAAGGCCGATGAGACCCTCATTTAGGCTAATACTAGATCTGAAAAGAGACCAAGTCATGTTGCATTCTGTAAAGTATAGATCTTCAATGAGCAGAAGATCgtaaagttgaggaaattcTGGGTCGACCAAAAAACGGCCCTAACGAATACCCCTCCTTTATTCAGCCTGCAAATTCTTAGAATGTTTTCGTGAGAGGTGCTTTACAAGCTAAGAAAAAATCTTACCCAGCTAAAAACAGTCGGGggtcccgttttttttttcttttttaactatCCCAAAATTGAGAGTTTCTTACTCAATGAGCTCAATTATGTTGTTAGTCAGTAGAAAATGAGCTATTCTTCTGAATGAAGTCACAGCCAGCTTGCTAAATGCATTCTTTTCGAAGTAATTGTGCCAGTCCTGGTACCTTTAGATACCCTATGTGTATCCACAGCAGTAAATATGACTTTTCCAGAAGGCTAGAAATTTTCCACCGACTCTGAGAAACTTCTAAACCATTATCAGGGACTTTACTGCCTCATCTTCTGCACCTCTGTGAATAACTTCAAACTTGGGTCTGGGTTTCACTAAAAACTCGAACTAATTTTCTCACTTAACTGCATAATCCTTTTAGTTTTACGATACAAGATagttttacttttatttatttcgtcataCTTCTGTATTCTAGGAGCTTCATCTGGAAAGTGATCCTTCTTACATGTATCAAGCGGCTCAAGCAATAATGATGCTTCAAGACCTATATGGGGTCATTCCAAGAGTCTCAGGGAAAGGTCTAGCAGCTAAGCATGTTTGGGATCTTCTAAAACGGTTATCTCTGGAACCACGGACACCCAAAAAGCACATAACACATTCCCAAATTGACCATTTGCTGCTTTTAGATCGATCAATAGACCTCGTTTCACCACTTGTGACACAGCTAACCTATGAGGGACTCATAGACGAGCTTTTTCAAATCAATCGCTGTAAGtctatttttgcattttaataagGATTAGGTCGAATTTCATCCAGTCAATTACACATTAAACTTCACTTTAGCTGTCAGAAAAAAGAACCAACCCTacgctgaatttttaaaattattaaaaaaattctccatcagcttttataaaaataaagtgAAGCCATTGGATGAATGGAATTTGCCAAAAGAAAGGCAATTGAAAAACTGCAACCCATGAGAGTGGCCATTTTGAGTTTTGCTAGCAATTGAATCGGTCTTTCTCAAAAAGTCTTTAGCGTCGCCAATGAAAGGTTTataagaaaaacagtaaaaaccgGTTTAAGTTACCCGTTCTGAATCTCAATTATTCACAATATTATTTATCCCAAGGTTTAAAATGGGTCAAAGTATACAGTTTCTACTGTTTTTCTTGTACCTCCATTTTTACAGCTTCagtctttttgagaatgactGACTTAATCATGAAACTAGGGTGATTCATTTATATCAAATTATGTGTTTACTAAAGTATGCTTCCTGAGTTGAGAGGCTAAATAATTGACCAACGCAGATTGCAGAGTTAgaagtggatttcaaaaattctttctttcttgatttttgagcTGTCTTTTATGAAGAACAACTTTTTTTCACTCCAACAAAAGTTTCTCACTGACTGTTTATGAGCCGTCTcagtttgaaattatttcctcATAAGTTTCAATTTACTTTATTCAGTTAATTGAATTTATCTTCTTATATTGTTATTTATATTTGTTGTTATATTTGCTAGGCACTGTGCACCTTCCACCAGAAAAATTTAGTCACTCAAATGAAGATCAAAAGGATGTCATTGCGGGAAaaaagcaaataattttaaactcAGCGGATGACATTTTTGCCGAACTGAGGTAGGTTTTCAATTCTTAAATTTGTAAAATACTTTACAAAATCATGGCTTGttccataaatttcaaattGTATCGCCATTTAATGACGTAATGCAGATGGCGTAAATATATGGAGCAACCAAATTCAAATCTGAACCTGTTTatagcttcattttttcaatatatcTACATTGAGTTCTTTAAATATTTCTAACCACCCGTGATTCTTGAACTAACAATTAATGTCTTTACTCACCATTTACAGCTCATTGTTGGTCAAAGAAGTAGATACTTAATTTACTGCCACAAAGATGAACCAGCAttataaagaagaaaatattttttaatcatttgatCTGAAATATAATAGATTTGATGTTGGTAAGATGGGCCCATTGGATGTTTAGTATTAGAACCTCATCACGGTTATGGTGGCAACAACGCCTCGGAGTGTTAGGTTGTCGCCCTGTCAGCAAATAGGCGATAAGGTCGATGGATCACTCTCTCAATAGAAGTTTGTCTTTGATGTACATGATTTGTTGCTCCATTCCTTACTCCAACAAAACTTCGGGCTTCGTACAACTTTCACAATGCTGAAGCATATTATTCCATTTTTGCCTACACAAAGGCCAATTATTTCAAGCTTGCAAAAATTGGCTATTGCCAaccttttttccttgaaactatttgattttttgtttcaccgagttccatttttattttgattctttggactaaatttgatattttatatCAATGTACTCTTCATTGATGAAAGTACAAAACACATGACACAAGTTTCCTATTTATTGACCATGATGAAAATGTGATTATTCTCACTAAATTTAGACTAATTCTTGGGCCTTATTGTTCATTCagggacaaaaatttcaatgctgTAGGCTCAActttgaatcgaagagccaaacTTATATCCTCGCAGTTGGATGAAAGGCATGGAGACAGAACAGTTCAAGAAATGAAACAGTTTGTTGATCGGTTACCAAAAATGTTAGCATCGAAGAAGTCACTGGCGATTCGTGAGTCTCTGTTCTTTGATAATTTGTTGAAagatttcaatataattttaatttccagctCAACATGTGaattttttactctttctcATGATAATTGCATGTACCTCATTTAACTTATACCGCATAAAATGTATTAAGATAAACCACAATCATTGAATAAACAAGATTTGTGCAGAAAGGCACAGAGTAACAAATGTTTCTCTACAGTGGTGTATCGTGtccaattcatatttttttgaaactgacaGTTCAAACAAAGCTCAGTTACAAGTGAACTAAAACTTTTAACAATGAAAATTAACCATGCAATCATCATCTGAGCTTAAAAAGACTCATACAAGGGACTgcaaacattttatcgggaaaattcaacttaattttaaaaaattctgtttttcAGACACAACTGTAGCTGAACTAATAAAGGAAACAGCAGACTCAAGTGAATTTTTAGACTCCCTGATGGTCGAACAGGATATGGTTTTGGGTGTAGACACTGACAAAATCAATCCTCGCATTGAAGAGTGCATCGCTAAAAAAGTGCCACTAGTCAAAGTACTGCGGCTTATCTGCTTGCAGTCAGCCACCAATTCTGGGCTAAAACCTAAAATACTCGACTTTTACAAGAGAGAAATTATTCAGACGTATGGCTTTGAACATATCATCTCGTTAACGAATTTGGAAAAATGTGGTCTTCTCAAAGTCCAGTCTGGCCAACGACAGTTCATGGTAATTTGCACCTCAATTGCATGCTCAGAGCTAAGCCCtgctgaaaaattcatgaattttcatGCTTATTGCCCTCATTATTGGCTCTTTATTATCTTCAAATAATTCATCATATCTAAGAATTCTGCAAGAAGTATATTGCTCCTAGTTTAGTCCTTAAATTAGTGTTTATGGTTTAAATTAAAATcgataaatttaaatttcccactaacaaaaaaaaaaaaaagaaaccaacaTTAACGTAggcacctttaattatttaaCCAACACCCGCTAAAATTCAGTTTAAAACTGAAATTCTTAGTTGAGAGAAGAAAAGCTCATGCAAGCAAACTTTTATTTGAAGAGATTCgttgtttggtgcaacactaatTAAATTTTGACCAATTAGGACCCGAATTTCATTTGCACTTGCATTCCTGGTTGTTCATAATTattgttgcaccaaacagcaaatcctgtcaaataaaattttgccTGCATGAGCTTTTCCCCTCACTACTaagaatttcagtttttaggGGATGTTGGTTAAAAA
This window encodes:
- the LOC109030457 gene encoding vacuolar protein sorting-associated protein 33A codes for the protein MSYLSRGKINIQEVQENSWKELLQLLEKCVGTKAIVWDEPLADAIGSIAMFSLLRDQDVVKMFPLRRGRLPIGQNPLTVYKNIIFITRPQVNLMDMIADNIHGEERTSGPHKMSTFHLFFVPNRSLLCEQILKNRGVYGNFTFIEEFACTIFPFDYDLLSMELDSAFKELHLESDPSYMYQAAQAIMMLQDLYGVIPRVSGKGLAAKHVWDLLKRLSLEPRTPKKHITHSQIDHLLLLDRSIDLVSPLVTQLTYEGLIDELFQINRCTVHLPPEKFSHSNEDQKDVIAGKKQIILNSADDIFAELRDKNFNAVGSTLNRRAKLISSQLDERHGDRTVQEMKQFVDRLPKMLASKKSLAIHTTVAELIKETADSSEFLDSLMVEQDMVLGVDTDKINPRIEECIAKKVPLVKVLRLICLQSATNSGLKPKILDFYKREIIQTYGFEHIISLTNLEKCGLLKVQSGQRQFMVVRKTLRLTIEDCDEINPTDINYVHSIYAPLSVRLAQHATKPNGWANLQDSLQLLPGPVVDHHQNIPPSQLSQRNNITSQNDAPKVVLVFFLGGCTYAEISALRFLSQQEESNVEFIIATTKIINGNSFIKSLMEPLVPES